A stretch of the Chthoniobacterales bacterium genome encodes the following:
- the pssA gene encoding CDP-diacylglycerol--serine O-phosphatidyltransferase, with amino-acid sequence MSSPGPKIYLLPNLMTAGNLFCGFAAVRSIIEGKIAGEVGSDALVSGRYKEAIAWILGACVFDLLDGRLARLGGRESPFGREFDSLADVVSFGVAPALLAYDIVLHDFHKTGWVIAFFYLLCGTLRLARFNCLAADPEHKGASKDFEGFPIPAAAGVIASLTLLMLWINEGQRAIGNWKFGLPALMIFLSVLMFSRVRYPSFKAVNWRTERSLPAFIVVIGVLVFTALNYQWMPAVLFVAFLLYGFVRPFVSKALRREIEDDDEPGEEEPEKRDAA; translated from the coding sequence ATGAGCAGCCCCGGCCCGAAAATTTATCTCCTGCCGAATCTCATGACGGCGGGAAATCTCTTCTGCGGCTTTGCGGCGGTGCGCAGCATCATCGAGGGCAAGATCGCGGGCGAAGTCGGGTCCGACGCGCTGGTGAGCGGGCGCTACAAGGAAGCCATCGCGTGGATTCTCGGCGCCTGCGTCTTCGATCTGCTCGATGGCCGGCTCGCGCGACTCGGCGGGCGCGAAAGTCCGTTCGGCCGGGAGTTTGATTCGCTGGCCGATGTCGTGTCGTTCGGCGTCGCCCCGGCGCTGCTTGCCTACGACATCGTGCTGCACGATTTCCACAAGACAGGCTGGGTGATCGCCTTCTTCTACCTGCTTTGCGGCACGCTCCGGCTCGCGCGATTCAACTGCCTCGCGGCCGATCCCGAGCACAAGGGCGCGTCGAAGGATTTCGAGGGCTTTCCGATTCCTGCCGCGGCCGGCGTGATCGCCTCACTCACGCTCCTCATGCTCTGGATCAATGAGGGACAGCGCGCAATCGGCAACTGGAAATTTGGCCTGCCGGCGCTGATGATTTTTCTCTCGGTGCTGATGTTCAGCCGCGTGCGCTACCCGAGTTTCAAGGCTGTGAACTGGCGCACCGAGCGCTCGCTGCCGGCCTTCATCGTCGTGATCGGCGTGCTCGTGTTCACGGCGCTGAATTACCAGTGGATGCCGGCGGTGCTTTTCGTCGCGTTCCTGCTCTACGGCTTCGTGCGCCCCTTTGTTTCCAAGGCGTTGCGCCGGGAGATCGAGGACGACGACGAGCCCGGCGAGGAGGAGCCGGAGAAGCGCGATGCAGCTTGA
- a CDS encoding phosphatidylserine decarboxylase: MKSPRAINEATGIFVILAVLFVASLLWVPPLALLWMAAAAFTCYFFRDPEREAPNDPAIAIAPADGKIVSVEERIEGEALMQSMVCISIFLSVVDVHVNRSPIAGTITHSEGKKGLYLDARNPDSARKNASRLWVFKGEKVTVAVRQITGAIARRIVPWSQVGDEVRQGQKFGMIRFGSRTELWVPLGSKILVREGESVRGGLTPVAEFPADLPKPTPLI, translated from the coding sequence GTGAAATCTCCGCGCGCCATCAACGAAGCCACGGGAATCTTTGTGATTCTCGCCGTGCTTTTCGTGGCCAGTCTCCTTTGGGTTCCCCCTCTCGCTCTCCTTTGGATGGCCGCAGCGGCCTTCACCTGCTATTTTTTCCGCGATCCCGAGCGCGAGGCGCCGAACGATCCCGCGATCGCCATCGCCCCGGCCGACGGCAAGATCGTGAGCGTCGAGGAGCGCATCGAGGGCGAGGCGCTCATGCAGAGCATGGTGTGCATCTCGATCTTTCTGTCCGTCGTCGACGTGCACGTGAACCGCTCGCCAATTGCCGGCACGATCACGCACAGCGAGGGCAAGAAGGGGCTTTATCTGGATGCGCGGAACCCCGACAGCGCCCGCAAGAACGCCAGCCGCCTCTGGGTGTTCAAGGGCGAGAAGGTCACCGTGGCTGTGCGGCAGATCACCGGCGCGATCGCCCGGCGGATCGTGCCGTGGTCGCAGGTCGGCGACGAAGTGAGGCAGGGCCAGAAGTTTGGGATGATTCGTTTCGGCTCTCGCACGGAACTCTGGGTGCCGCTCGGCTCGAAGATTCTCGTGCGCGAGGGGGAATCCGTGCGCGGCGGCCTCACTCCGGTCGCCGAATTTCCCGCCGATCTGCCGAAGCCGACGCCGCTGATTTGA
- a CDS encoding rhodanese-like domain-containing protein, translated as MTATLSPDSTMQELLQALPGAQRALFRLHHIGGCSSCGFRPEETFAEVCARNDGLDPVATLAEVEAACAEDAKMLIEPKEAATALAEGGDARLLDIRTREEFDAVKIPQAQHFTQELLQTIMTSWPKDGLVILVDHQGARSMDAAAYFAGHGFTNVRGLRGGIDAWSLEVDPSLPRYTIE; from the coding sequence ATGACCGCCACGCTGTCGCCCGACTCCACGATGCAGGAGCTGCTCCAGGCTCTGCCCGGCGCCCAACGCGCGCTCTTCCGCCTCCATCACATCGGCGGCTGCTCGAGCTGCGGATTCCGCCCCGAAGAGACGTTCGCCGAGGTTTGCGCCCGCAACGACGGGCTCGATCCCGTGGCAACGCTGGCCGAGGTGGAGGCCGCATGCGCCGAGGACGCGAAGATGCTGATCGAGCCGAAGGAAGCCGCCACCGCCCTTGCCGAGGGCGGAGACGCCCGGCTGCTGGACATCCGCACGCGCGAGGAATTCGACGCCGTGAAAATCCCCCAGGCGCAGCACTTCACGCAGGAGCTTCTGCAGACGATCATGACTTCCTGGCCGAAGGACGGCCTCGTCATTCTCGTCGATCACCAGGGCGCCCGCAGCATGGACGCCGCCGCGTATTTCGCCGGCCACGGCTTCACGAACGTCCGCGGCCTGCGCGGCGGCATCGACGCCTGGAGCCTCGAAGTCGACCCCAGCCTGCCCCGCTACACGATCGAGTGA
- a CDS encoding iron-sulfur cluster assembly scaffold protein, whose amino-acid sequence MSDDLETKIQEAIADPRNLGEMADADAVGTVGSADCGDMLRMWVKFKEEDGRKVIDKATFQTFGCQTAIAVASMATDLIRGKTAEEALAMNGADLSAPLGPLPPMKIHCAQLVEGALKDALNPQAASATPAAPQAPTLFDQLNTPKTVKITLQK is encoded by the coding sequence ATGAGCGACGACCTCGAAACGAAAATTCAGGAAGCGATTGCCGATCCCCGCAATCTCGGCGAAATGGCCGACGCCGACGCCGTAGGCACCGTCGGCAGCGCGGATTGCGGCGACATGCTGCGCATGTGGGTAAAGTTCAAGGAGGAAGACGGCCGCAAGGTCATCGACAAGGCGACCTTCCAGACCTTCGGCTGCCAGACCGCCATCGCCGTCGCCAGCATGGCCACCGATCTCATTCGCGGCAAAACCGCCGAGGAAGCCCTCGCCATGAACGGCGCGGACCTCTCCGCCCCCCTCGGCCCGCTCCCGCCGATGAAGATTCACTGCGCCCAGCTCGTGGAAGGCGCCCTCAAGGACGCGCTGAACCCCCAGGCCGCCTCCGCGACGCCCGCCGCCCCGCAGGCCCCGACGCTTTTCGACCAGCTCAACACCCCGAAGACCGTCAAAATCACCCTTCAAAAGTAA
- the sufT gene encoding putative Fe-S cluster assembly protein SufT, producing MDQRELTLTRDCDAIQIPSGTSIILPIGTSVIITQSLGGTYTVATQAGLARIDEKDVDALGIDPAEFTTEKKAVDGSLEDAVWNQLKTVFDPEIPVNVVDLGLIYDCIVDKTESGQTNVKVKMTLTAPGCGMGPTIAADARQKVLILDGIDEAEVDLVWDPPWNQSMISEAGRMKLGLV from the coding sequence ATGGACCAACGCGAACTCACTCTCACCCGCGACTGCGACGCCATCCAGATTCCCAGCGGCACGTCGATCATCCTTCCGATCGGCACCAGCGTCATCATCACCCAGTCCCTCGGCGGCACTTACACCGTCGCCACCCAGGCCGGCCTTGCCCGCATCGACGAAAAGGACGTTGACGCCCTCGGCATCGACCCTGCCGAATTCACGACCGAGAAGAAAGCCGTCGACGGCTCGCTCGAGGACGCCGTCTGGAACCAGCTCAAGACCGTGTTCGACCCCGAAATTCCGGTCAACGTCGTCGATCTCGGCCTCATCTACGACTGCATCGTCGACAAAACCGAGAGCGGCCAGACCAACGTGAAAGTGAAAATGACGCTCACCGCACCCGGCTGCGGCATGGGCCCGACGATCGCCGCAGACGCCCGTCAGAAGGTCCTCATCCTCGACGGCATCGACGAAGCCGAAGTCGACCTCGTCTGGGATCCGCCATGGAACCAATCCATGATCTCCGAGGCCGGCCGCATGAAACTCGGCCTCGTTTAG
- a CDS encoding NHL repeat-containing protein, protein MKFLSPQRFFLSVALGLSALPGARAQFTNGQNAAHVWGQPNFTASATAANPTDGTLATPSGIAVDPTTGKFFVADTANNRVLRYRSTAAYDNGASAEIAFGQETLFSKVAAVPPEADTMNAPQGVAVDTSGNLWVADTGNNRVLKFTGASKIATSGPDANAFFGQEEDDTGTPTTSQRGMNAPTGLAFDSAGALYVADKGNNRVLKFNGATSLASYAFADGIFGQAALSNGQGNFLASTAGLSNSAFNAPVGVAVDLDGNLWVADSGNHRVLKFASVTTQPINGSAIATLVLGQTNFTSNIVVNPPTASTLRGPSGVAFDPLGRLYVADTINNRVVIYQSPSTLIDGGAATFVLGQATFITNAATLPTTSQTSLNGPRGVVFSQNFIFVTDATTSRMVNFAITPGTPVVIGSSKYTFKYPRKKAFNFSVYNTGASDVFTIGVAIPSDAKKLAKVTFTYAGQDVTSELMAGTFTTSLFGPSSGPVVLRAKITPKAASQGGGKCRFTVTATSKMNTSVSGQATIGGKFKKVSPTPTPTPAP, encoded by the coding sequence ATGAAATTTCTCTCCCCTCAGCGATTTTTTCTTTCCGTCGCCCTTGGTCTGAGCGCCCTTCCCGGAGCCCGAGCGCAATTCACGAACGGACAGAACGCCGCCCATGTCTGGGGCCAGCCCAACTTCACCGCGAGCGCAACCGCTGCAAATCCCACCGATGGCACCCTGGCAACGCCGAGCGGCATTGCGGTCGACCCCACCACGGGCAAGTTTTTCGTCGCCGATACGGCCAATAATCGCGTGCTTCGGTATCGCTCCACCGCGGCCTACGACAACGGTGCGAGCGCAGAAATCGCCTTCGGTCAAGAGACCCTCTTCTCAAAAGTCGCCGCTGTCCCCCCCGAGGCCGACACCATGAACGCGCCCCAAGGTGTGGCCGTGGATACGAGCGGCAACCTCTGGGTCGCCGATACCGGCAACAATCGAGTGCTCAAGTTTACCGGTGCCTCGAAGATCGCCACGAGCGGTCCCGATGCGAATGCCTTCTTCGGCCAGGAAGAAGACGACACAGGGACACCAACGACATCGCAGCGCGGCATGAATGCTCCCACCGGTCTCGCGTTCGATAGCGCGGGCGCCCTCTACGTCGCCGACAAAGGCAACAACCGCGTCCTGAAATTCAATGGTGCGACCAGTCTGGCTTCCTACGCTTTTGCGGACGGCATTTTCGGCCAGGCCGCCCTCTCCAACGGCCAGGGCAACTTCCTGGCCAGCACCGCCGGCCTTAGCAACAGCGCCTTCAACGCTCCAGTTGGAGTGGCCGTCGATCTCGACGGCAATCTCTGGGTTGCTGACAGCGGAAACCATCGCGTCCTGAAATTTGCCTCAGTCACGACCCAGCCCATCAACGGAAGTGCCATCGCGACCCTGGTGCTGGGGCAGACGAACTTCACCAGCAATATAGTCGTTAATCCGCCCACGGCTTCCACTCTTCGCGGGCCGTCGGGGGTCGCCTTCGACCCGCTCGGGCGCCTCTATGTCGCCGACACGATCAACAATCGAGTCGTCATCTATCAGTCTCCCTCCACTTTGATTGACGGCGGCGCCGCCACGTTCGTGCTCGGGCAGGCGACGTTTATCACCAACGCCGCCACTCTCCCCACTACATCCCAAACCTCATTGAACGGCCCTCGCGGCGTGGTCTTCTCGCAGAATTTCATCTTCGTGACCGACGCGACCACCAGTCGCATGGTTAATTTTGCGATCACCCCCGGCACGCCAGTGGTCATCGGCTCGTCGAAATACACCTTCAAATATCCAAGGAAGAAAGCCTTCAACTTCTCGGTTTACAATACCGGCGCATCGGACGTGTTTACGATCGGTGTGGCGATCCCCAGCGACGCGAAGAAACTGGCGAAAGTGACCTTTACCTACGCGGGCCAGGATGTCACCTCCGAGCTGATGGCGGGCACGTTTACGACCTCGCTCTTTGGTCCTTCGAGCGGCCCTGTCGTTCTTCGCGCCAAGATCACGCCGAAGGCAGCATCCCAAGGCGGAGGCAAGTGCCGCTTCACCGTCACGGCCACCTCCAAGATGAATACCTCGGTTTCAGGCCAGGCGACGATTGGCGGCAAGTTCAAGAAAGTCAGTCCAACGCCGACTCCGACGCCGGCTCCCTGA
- a CDS encoding glycogen/starch/alpha-glucan phosphorylase, with the protein MSTEITPELDHTAPGLQIAVNNQLTFTFARDTTTATNRDWWLASSKAALSVVIKRMISTMGCYADNNPKRVYYLSLEFLMGRLFSNTLHSAGIHAQMEEALRAMGLDPDLIRDEEYDMGLGNGGLGRLAACFLDSLATLDLPAVGYGIHYQYGLFKQEFRNGYQIELPDAWMTFGTPWEIVRPEHTMEIELYGHVENIFDDRGNYVPSWTGTKKILGVPYDIPIPGYGTKTVNYLRLWESRASADFDFAAFNRGGYDEAVAEKNKSETISKVLYPNDNTESGKELRLIQQYFFVSCSLKDIIRRFLQLNSDWNTFPDKVAVQLNDTHPAISVAELMRLLYDVHGLPWDQAWSITTKTLAYTNHTLLPEALEKWSVGLFKKVIPRHLQIIFEINKHFLDEVEKHWPGDMAKKRTLSIIEEGPVQMVRMAHLAIVGSHSVNGVAALHTQLLKADLFPEFDELYPGKFNNKTNGITPRRWLLSCNEGLSKLITSKIGHGWERDLDKLRGLEAYADDPEFQKEFMAIKRANKVHLASIIKEQCGVTVSPDALFDVQIKRLHEYKRQHLNLLHILALYRRLLQDPTLDITPRVFIFAAKAAPGYDMAKCIIKAINAVGAVINNDARIKDKLKVVFLPNYRVSLAQRIVPAADLSEQISTAGKEASGTGNMKLSLNGALTIGTLDGANVEIREEVGEENIFIFGMTVEEVTALVKSGYRPSKFYEASEELKAVVDWVGSNYFTPNEPPGVLNMLRDNLIHHDPFLVLADFESYSECQKKVDAAYRDKANWARMAILNTARMGKFSSDRTIAEYAKDIWDVEPVHVP; encoded by the coding sequence ATGTCTACCGAAATTACACCCGAGCTCGATCATACCGCCCCTGGACTGCAAATCGCCGTCAACAACCAGCTCACTTTCACCTTTGCGCGTGACACGACCACGGCCACGAATCGCGACTGGTGGCTGGCCAGCTCGAAGGCCGCGCTAAGCGTCGTGATCAAGCGGATGATCAGCACGATGGGCTGCTATGCGGATAACAATCCGAAGCGCGTCTACTATCTCTCCCTCGAGTTCCTGATGGGCCGGCTGTTCTCGAACACCCTGCACAGCGCCGGGATTCACGCGCAGATGGAGGAGGCCCTCCGCGCGATGGGCCTCGACCCCGATCTCATCCGCGACGAGGAATACGACATGGGCCTCGGCAACGGCGGCCTCGGCCGTCTCGCCGCCTGCTTCCTCGACTCGCTGGCGACGCTGGATCTGCCCGCCGTCGGCTACGGCATCCATTACCAATACGGCCTTTTCAAACAGGAATTCCGCAACGGCTACCAGATCGAGCTGCCCGACGCGTGGATGACCTTCGGCACCCCGTGGGAAATCGTCCGTCCCGAGCATACGATGGAAATCGAACTCTACGGCCACGTGGAAAACATCTTCGACGACCGCGGGAACTACGTCCCGAGCTGGACGGGCACCAAGAAAATCCTCGGCGTCCCTTACGACATTCCCATCCCCGGCTACGGCACGAAAACGGTGAATTACCTGCGCCTGTGGGAATCCCGCGCCTCCGCCGACTTCGATTTTGCCGCCTTCAATCGCGGCGGTTACGACGAAGCTGTCGCCGAAAAGAACAAGAGCGAAACCATCTCGAAGGTTCTCTACCCGAACGACAACACCGAGAGCGGCAAGGAACTTCGCCTCATCCAGCAGTATTTCTTCGTCTCCTGCTCGCTGAAGGACATCATCCGCCGCTTCCTCCAGCTGAATTCGGATTGGAACACCTTCCCCGACAAGGTCGCCGTCCAGCTCAACGACACCCATCCCGCCATCTCCGTGGCCGAACTCATGCGCCTGCTCTACGACGTGCACGGCCTGCCGTGGGACCAGGCGTGGAGCATCACCACAAAGACCCTTGCCTACACGAACCACACCCTCCTGCCCGAGGCGCTGGAGAAATGGAGCGTCGGCCTGTTCAAGAAGGTCATCCCGCGCCATTTGCAGATCATCTTCGAGATCAACAAGCACTTCCTCGACGAGGTCGAGAAACACTGGCCCGGCGACATGGCCAAGAAGCGCACGCTCTCGATCATCGAAGAAGGCCCGGTCCAGATGGTCCGCATGGCGCATCTCGCCATCGTCGGCAGCCACTCGGTGAACGGCGTCGCCGCGCTGCACACGCAGCTGCTCAAGGCCGACCTCTTCCCGGAATTCGACGAGCTTTATCCCGGCAAGTTCAACAACAAGACCAACGGCATCACCCCGCGGCGCTGGCTCCTCTCCTGCAACGAAGGCCTCAGCAAACTCATCACCTCGAAGATCGGCCACGGCTGGGAGCGCGATCTCGACAAGCTGCGCGGCCTCGAGGCCTACGCCGACGATCCGGAGTTCCAGAAGGAATTCATGGCCATCAAGCGCGCCAACAAGGTCCACCTCGCATCGATCATCAAAGAGCAGTGCGGTGTCACGGTCAGCCCCGACGCGCTCTTCGACGTGCAGATCAAGCGTCTCCACGAATACAAGCGCCAGCACCTGAACCTCCTCCACATCCTCGCGCTCTATCGCCGGTTGCTGCAGGATCCGACGCTCGACATCACCCCTCGCGTCTTCATCTTCGCCGCGAAGGCCGCCCCCGGCTACGACATGGCCAAGTGCATCATCAAGGCCATCAACGCCGTCGGCGCCGTCATCAACAACGACGCCCGCATCAAGGACAAGCTCAAGGTCGTCTTCCTGCCGAACTACCGCGTCTCCCTTGCGCAGCGCATCGTTCCGGCCGCTGATCTCTCCGAACAGATCTCGACCGCGGGCAAGGAAGCCTCGGGCACGGGCAACATGAAACTCTCTCTCAACGGCGCCCTCACCATCGGCACCCTCGACGGCGCGAACGTCGAGATCCGCGAGGAAGTCGGCGAGGAAAACATCTTCATCTTCGGCATGACCGTCGAGGAGGTCACCGCGCTCGTGAAGTCCGGCTACCGGCCGTCGAAATTCTACGAGGCGAGCGAGGAGCTCAAGGCCGTCGTGGACTGGGTCGGCTCGAATTATTTCACGCCGAACGAGCCGCCGGGCGTGCTGAACATGCTCCGCGACAATCTCATCCACCACGATCCCTTCCTCGTCCTCGCGGATTTCGAATCCTACAGCGAGTGCCAGAAGAAAGTCGACGCCGCCTACCGCGACAAGGCGAACTGGGCGAGAATGGCCATCCTGAACACCGCCCGCATGGGCAAGTTCTCGAGCGACCGCACCATCGCCGAATACGCTAAAGACATCTGGGACGTGGAACCCGTTCACGTGCCGTAA
- a CDS encoding HAD-IA family hydrolase, giving the protein MRHLARLVGLRGPKALPPLGPIKVLIFDFDGTIADTFWQGLEILNAMAPEFGFRPLDKADLPKARDMTTRQLMKFLGIPNRKLPTIGHRGVRELRSRIAEVQPLAGMPEVLRELHKRGCKLGIVTSNSEENVGIFLRNHDLEIFDFVRSSSRLLGKAREIRQAMKKHGFARENTLYVGDETRDIEACKRAHLHCAAVTWGYNSGKVLGAQSPMALLERPDELLALVSAAPEAG; this is encoded by the coding sequence ATGAGGCACCTTGCTCGACTCGTCGGCCTGCGCGGTCCGAAGGCGCTGCCTCCGCTTGGCCCGATCAAGGTGCTCATCTTCGATTTCGATGGCACGATCGCGGACACGTTCTGGCAGGGCCTCGAGATCCTGAACGCGATGGCGCCGGAGTTCGGTTTTCGCCCGTTGGACAAGGCGGACCTGCCGAAGGCGCGGGACATGACGACGCGCCAGCTCATGAAGTTTCTCGGGATTCCCAATCGCAAGCTGCCGACGATCGGCCACCGTGGCGTGCGGGAACTCCGCTCCCGCATCGCGGAGGTCCAGCCGCTGGCCGGGATGCCCGAGGTGCTGCGAGAGCTGCACAAGCGCGGGTGCAAGCTCGGCATCGTCACGTCGAACTCCGAGGAGAATGTCGGGATCTTCCTGCGGAATCACGATCTGGAGATCTTCGATTTCGTGCGGAGTTCCTCGCGTTTGCTCGGCAAGGCCCGGGAAATTCGCCAGGCGATGAAGAAACACGGCTTTGCCCGCGAGAACACGCTCTACGTCGGCGACGAGACGCGCGACATCGAGGCGTGCAAGCGTGCGCATTTGCACTGCGCCGCGGTGACGTGGGGTTACAATTCCGGCAAGGTGCTTGGCGCGCAATCGCCGATGGCCCTGCTCGAGCGTCCCGACGAACTTCTGGCGCTGGTCAGCGCGGCGCCAGAGGCCGGCTGA
- a CDS encoding aldo/keto reductase, translating into MKYRSFRGSDVRVSEVGFGLWTLSTGWWGTYTDEQAVALMRQALDLGITLFDAADTYGNGRSEHLIAQAFEGRRDEIVIATKVGYDFVTHGEERGRGQREIPQDFSPAAIRRAVDAALGRLKTDCIDILQLHNIRMEQAGDDALWAVLEDLRAEGKIKVGGLALGPAIGWLGEGVQAIRRQNPGVIQHIYNLLEPHPGAAIHQAARDCGADTMALIRVPHSSGMLEGKYTVDTVFPPNDHRNHRPRSWLLNGVKKVEQLRFLERDGVRTLGQAAILWLLADDRVASVLPNIYDAEQLAEFAKAPDLPPLTPEELDRVAELVAQNFGLEIEEPKFKGTMDLAHA; encoded by the coding sequence ATGAAATATCGTAGTTTTCGCGGCTCGGATGTTCGGGTGAGCGAGGTCGGGTTTGGCCTCTGGACGCTTTCGACCGGATGGTGGGGCACCTACACCGACGAGCAGGCGGTCGCCCTCATGCGGCAGGCGCTGGATCTGGGAATCACCCTTTTCGATGCGGCGGATACCTATGGCAATGGGCGCAGCGAGCATCTGATCGCGCAGGCCTTCGAGGGCCGCCGGGACGAAATCGTGATCGCGACTAAGGTCGGCTACGATTTCGTGACGCATGGCGAGGAGCGCGGTCGCGGCCAGCGCGAGATTCCGCAGGACTTTTCGCCGGCGGCCATTCGCCGGGCGGTGGACGCCGCGCTCGGGCGTCTGAAGACGGATTGCATCGATATCCTCCAGCTTCACAACATCCGCATGGAGCAGGCCGGGGACGACGCCCTCTGGGCCGTGCTCGAGGACCTGCGCGCCGAGGGCAAGATCAAGGTCGGCGGCCTCGCGCTGGGACCGGCGATCGGCTGGCTCGGCGAGGGCGTTCAGGCGATCCGTCGCCAGAATCCCGGCGTCATTCAGCACATCTACAACCTGCTCGAGCCGCACCCCGGCGCGGCGATCCATCAGGCCGCGCGCGATTGCGGGGCGGACACGATGGCGCTGATCCGCGTGCCGCATTCCTCGGGCATGCTCGAGGGCAAATACACGGTGGATACCGTTTTCCCGCCGAACGACCACCGCAACCACCGCCCGCGGTCCTGGCTGCTCAACGGCGTGAAAAAGGTGGAGCAACTCCGCTTCCTCGAGCGCGACGGTGTGCGCACGCTCGGGCAGGCCGCGATCCTGTGGCTGCTCGCGGACGATCGCGTCGCCTCGGTGCTGCCGAACATCTACGACGCGGAGCAGCTCGCGGAGTTCGCGAAGGCGCCCGACCTGCCGCCGCTCACTCCGGAGGAACTCGATCGCGTCGCGGAGCTCGTGGCGCAGAATTTCGGGTTGGAAATCGAGGAGCCGAAATTCAAGGGGACGATGGATCTGGCCCATGCGTGA
- a CDS encoding NAD(P)/FAD-dependent oxidoreductase, with amino-acid sequence MDSIVIVGGGLAGLVCAKVLHEAGASFELLEAADGVGGRVRTDEIDGFLLDRGFQVLLDNYPAARRHLNFDALEARPFDSGALLWDSGDFFRVMNPLHHAQWFASSLLNPAFPLSDGVRLASLAFSAILHSDASLLARCASPDDESIREHLARLRFGDDIFHRFFVPFFGGIFLDEELRSSAGLFNYYLKKFATGRAVMPRYGVGEIPKQLASRVPADSIHLNTPVRSVGAGSVLLEDGRELSARRIILATDEPSTRRLLNLPAEPARLALGVDTVYFASSRSLYTGRMLVLPTGHRRTVRHLVQLTNVSRKLAPKDRHLISATVLRPHGFDDASLIRAAQTEVEHIFTEAHGALEPLRIVHVPCALPAQPPGFAARLTPPPTPAGVILAGDQLGAASIQSAMESGERAAQAALSM; translated from the coding sequence ATGGATTCGATTGTCATCGTCGGCGGCGGTCTGGCCGGCCTCGTTTGCGCGAAGGTCCTCCACGAAGCCGGGGCGTCCTTCGAGCTGCTCGAGGCGGCCGATGGCGTCGGCGGCCGCGTTCGCACCGACGAGATCGATGGCTTCCTCCTCGACCGGGGCTTTCAGGTCCTTCTCGACAACTACCCCGCCGCGCGCCGACATCTGAACTTCGACGCCCTCGAGGCGCGCCCGTTCGACTCCGGCGCCCTGCTCTGGGACAGCGGCGATTTCTTCCGCGTGATGAATCCCCTGCACCACGCGCAGTGGTTCGCCTCGTCGCTGCTCAATCCCGCATTTCCGCTCTCCGACGGCGTGCGGCTCGCCTCGCTCGCGTTCAGCGCCATCCTCCATTCCGACGCGTCGCTGCTTGCCCGCTGCGCGTCGCCGGACGACGAATCCATTCGCGAGCACCTCGCCCGCCTTCGGTTCGGCGACGACATCTTCCATCGTTTCTTCGTGCCCTTCTTCGGCGGCATCTTCCTCGACGAGGAACTCCGCTCCAGCGCCGGCCTGTTCAACTACTACCTCAAGAAATTTGCCACCGGCCGCGCCGTGATGCCGCGTTACGGCGTCGGCGAGATCCCGAAGCAGCTCGCCTCCCGCGTGCCGGCCGACTCCATTCACCTGAACACCCCGGTGCGCTCGGTCGGGGCCGGCTCCGTCCTGCTCGAGGACGGGCGCGAGCTCTCCGCTCGCCGGATCATCCTCGCGACCGACGAGCCTTCGACCCGCCGGTTGCTGAACCTGCCTGCGGAACCCGCCCGGCTCGCCCTCGGCGTGGATACCGTGTATTTCGCGTCGAGCCGCTCGCTCTACACCGGCCGCATGCTCGTGCTCCCGACCGGCCATCGCCGCACGGTTCGCCACCTCGTCCAGCTCACGAACGTCTCGCGCAAGCTCGCGCCGAAGGACCGCCACCTCATCAGCGCCACGGTGCTCCGCCCGCACGGGTTCGACGACGCCTCGCTCATCCGCGCCGCGCAAACCGAGGTGGAACACATTTTCACCGAGGCTCACGGCGCCCTCGAGCCGCTCCGCATCGTGCATGTGCCCTGCGCATTGCCCGCGCAGCCCCCGGGATTCGCCGCCCGCCTCACGCCGCCCCCCACGCCTGCGGGGGTCATCCTCGCCGGCGATCAGCTCGGCGCGGCCAGCATCCAATCCG